GTTCAGGATGAGGGTGTCCTCTCGCTGAGTGGGCTGAAATTTTCTTGCGTAGTAATCTCCGCTGGTGTTTAAACGCAGATCCAGATTCATTACACTATCCTGTTTTAGGGCGTTGTTGAAGTTTTGCTTATGGCCTGGGCGAACTCCTCACTGTCCGGCTGCACAGGGGTTCCTGTCCATCCAGGGAAGAGCTGAAACATATCCTTTCTTTTGGCTTCAGTTTTTATCAGGGGGGGAGGACCGTCGTGATCCGGATCCAGCAGCAGGGGGATCAGATTTGGGTGGCCTTTAAAGGTGATCCCAAAAAAATCATAACACTCCCGTTCATGCCAGTCAGCACCAGGAAAAATCGATGCAATGGATGAGATTTCCGGGTTACTCCGGCTGATCATGACCCTCAGGCAGATCCTGCCTGGCTTGTCGTAGCGGTCAAAATGATAGACCACCTGAAACCCTTCCTTCATGTCCAGACAGGAAACATCCTCCAGAAAAAAGCCTGAGTCTCTTATCTTTGCTGCGGCATCAGT
This genomic window from Desulfonatronovibrio hydrogenovorans DSM 9292 contains:
- a CDS encoding NADH-quinone oxidoreductase subunit C, which translates into the protein MAAVNPDLMEACCGLGGQSNTGYRENLFLAPDDLTDAAAKIRDSGFFLEDVSCLDMKEGFQVVYHFDRYDKPGRICLRVMISRSNPEISSIASIFPGADWHERECYDFFGITFKGHPNLIPLLLDPDHDGPPPLIKTEAKRKDMFQLFPGWTGTPVQPDSEEFAQAISKTSTTP